From the genome of Podospora bellae-mahoneyi strain CBS 112042 chromosome 2, whole genome shotgun sequence:
AGAACAATCTGAGCTGCTATTTTGGTAAGTAATAGAAGTTTCTGGCGTCTGTTTTGTGTTCTCCGGTGCGGAACATCGACGGTTCAAGGGACACTGGGGCTCGACAGATGGCTCGAGAACTCGTGGTCTCGGTGAGAAAGCTGCTGAAAGAAATCGAGTTCTGAAACCTGTGACTGGGAGTGAGGGGATGATCCTGGACACGATAATGACGGATGCACAAACCCGGAGGCCTAGGTGTCTTGGAggagcgaggatgatgaactGAGAATGTCTTGATGTCATATTCGAACGACCGCTGAACAACATATCCAACAAAATACCTACCCTACGAGGAAACGTTACAATTTTGTAGCTTCGCTGGTGCCCAAGAAGCGctcctcggccgtcttccAGTTGATGACGTTCCAGATATTCTCGACATACGCAGCCTTTCCGTTGAGATACTAGGAACCGGATGTTAGCTTTCAAGATACAGCAAAGAAAAGAGCTCGGAAAAAAATTACCTGAAGATAGTAAGCATGCTCCCACATATCGACACCAAACACGGGAACATCTCGTCCAACCACCGGATCTTGATCCTTGGTGGTCACGATCCGCAGCCCATTCGCACTGTCCTTGaccagccagccccagccACTTCCTTGAATCCCCAGCAAGGTGCTAGAGAAAGCCTTCTTGAAGTCGTCCAGACTGCCCCAGGTCTTCTCGACAGCAGCCACCAGCTTTTTTGCAGCCTCGGGCTTTGTCTCTTCGCTCTCGGCGGGGGCAAGGTTCTTCCAGAATAGCGAGTGGTTGATATGCCCCCCACCGTTGAACTTGATGACCTGCTGCATCTCGATCTGACTGGCAATATCGCCTgcgccaacagcagcaacgtGCAACTTAAGAGCGTTGTTCAAGTTTGTCACATAGGCCTGGTGGTGCTTGCTGTGGTGCAGCTCCATGATCTGGGCTGAAATGTGCGGTTCCAAAGCCTGCAATTCAGTGTTAGCACATGACACCTAGCAGACGGAGCAGTCAAGACTTACATTGTAAGCATATGGCAATGCCGGCAGGGTGTACTCTTGAACAGCCATCTTGGTAGCGTTAAAGTCCTCGCCGGAGAAGGCCCTCAAAGGCGCCTGGACGGCGAGATACTTCAAGATATTGTCAAAGTTGACCATGATTGCCAGCTATCAAGGTCCCCAGAGATCCCCAGAGATGTCCACGAATGAAAGCTCCCCAAAAGTGAAACGTGCTCAACGCAGTCTTCCGCGGATCAGCTGTCTTCTGCTTTCCTTGTGGAGATACCGACAATGCGGTATTGACAGCGGACGACAGTTCGGTGATGGCGAACGGTTTGTGAGCGTTGTCCTTGTCACTCTGAACCAACCCGCGCAAACATGCTCAATCGACCGCGTCCCTCTTGTCGCGCGGCCGGATCTCTGAGCGTTGCAGCGTTGCGGATCATGGTGGGGcatccccttcccaaaacAGGCCGCCAAGCAGTGTCATAGCATCTCAT
Proteins encoded in this window:
- the SOD2_1 gene encoding Superoxide dismutase [Mn], mitochondrial (COG:P; EggNog:ENOG503NZVT); its protein translation is MVNFDNILKYLAVQAPLRAFSGEDFNATKMAVQEYTLPALPYAYNALEPHISAQIMELHHSKHHQAYVTNLNNALKLHVAAVGAGDIASQIEMQQVIKFNGGGHINHSLFWKNLAPAESEETKPEAAKKLVAAVEKTWGSLDDFKKAFSSTLLGIQGSGWGWLVKDSANGLRIVTTKDQDPVVGRDVPVFGVDMWEHAYYLQYLNGKAAYVENIWNVINWKTAEERFLGTSEATKL